A genome region from Bradyrhizobium sp. WSM1417 includes the following:
- a CDS encoding DUF3072 domain-containing protein, protein MQVQRKYDAKTFLTAKTFLTEQMTRAQGLRLKRLSEEAYQPAQYARDLSSSEAARRIQVLEAEIELADSF, encoded by the coding sequence ATGCAGGTTCAGCGTAAATACGACGCCAAGACTTTCCTCACCGCCAAGACTTTCCTCACCGAGCAGATGACGCGGGCGCAGGGCCTCCGGCTGAAACGGCTGAGCGAAGAGGCGTATCAACCCGCGCAATATGCGCGGGATCTGTCCTCCAGCGAGGCAGCGCGGCGCATTCAGGTGCTGGAAGCCGAGATCGAGCTGGCGGATTCGTTCTAG
- a CDS encoding DUF6496 domain-containing protein, whose protein sequence is MARKAKKRRYSRSSGSDVESEMKRYKKGTAKSGPGGRGGRVKSRKQAIAIGLSKARKKGKKVPKKAAKRKTSKKTSKKTSRKTSKKTSKKSSKKRSKRKSSKRSR, encoded by the coding sequence ATGGCACGCAAGGCAAAGAAGCGCCGCTACTCGCGCAGCTCCGGCAGCGATGTCGAAAGTGAGATGAAGCGCTACAAGAAGGGTACCGCCAAAAGCGGACCGGGCGGTCGAGGCGGACGCGTGAAGAGCCGCAAGCAGGCAATCGCGATCGGCCTGTCGAAAGCGCGCAAGAAGGGCAAGAAGGTCCCGAAGAAAGCCGCAAAGCGGAAGACGTCCAAGAAGACCTCAAAGAAGACATCTCGGAAAACATCCAAGAAGACTTCGAAGAAGAGTTCGAAGAAAAGGTCGAAGCGCAAATCCTCCAAACGGTCGCGCTGA
- a CDS encoding HWE histidine kinase domain-containing protein: MDHEKVNILLVDDQPAKLLAYEVILKDLGQNLVIASSGREGLEVLLKTEIAVILVDVCMPELDGFELAAMIREHPRFQKTAMIFISAIQVSDIDRLRGYEMGAVDYVPVPVVPEVLRAKVKVFAELYRKTRELERLNQDLEDRVRARTAELENSTAKLRESEERRSMAIAAGKMGSWDWDWVTGDWMWDEGQYRIFGVGPDSFEVNPANVQALLHPDDVDQLRKAIAEFNKGTRSYETEFRIVRPDGDVRWCVGTAAATVDDSGRVMRVSGVTVDITERKRAEERQTLLAREVDHRAKNALALAQSIVRLTRADEVKAYVSAVEGRINALARVHTILSLSSWQGAELSKLIDEELAPYSLGGQIKLAGSEVQLLPATAQTLALALHELFTNSAKYGALSTRTGRLAIGWQVEDELLTLTWEESGGPLVMTPKSRGFGTRSLLASVESQLGGQARFDWRAEGLLCRLEVPLVRKTAATTAPGNFEAASSAELQRASG; this comes from the coding sequence ATGGACCACGAAAAGGTCAACATCCTCCTCGTCGACGACCAGCCGGCCAAGCTGCTCGCCTATGAGGTGATCCTGAAGGATCTCGGCCAGAACCTCGTGATCGCCTCGTCCGGTCGGGAGGGTCTGGAGGTGCTGCTCAAGACCGAGATCGCGGTGATCCTGGTCGACGTCTGCATGCCCGAGCTCGACGGCTTCGAGCTCGCCGCGATGATCCGCGAGCACCCGCGCTTCCAGAAGACCGCGATGATCTTCATCTCGGCCATTCAAGTCAGCGACATCGACCGCCTGCGCGGCTACGAGATGGGCGCCGTCGACTACGTCCCCGTGCCGGTCGTGCCGGAGGTGCTGCGCGCCAAGGTCAAGGTGTTTGCAGAACTCTATCGCAAGACGCGCGAACTCGAGCGGCTGAACCAGGATCTCGAGGACCGCGTGCGTGCACGCACGGCCGAGCTGGAGAATTCCACCGCAAAGCTCCGCGAGAGCGAAGAGCGGCGCAGCATGGCGATCGCCGCCGGCAAGATGGGTTCGTGGGACTGGGACTGGGTCACCGGCGACTGGATGTGGGACGAGGGGCAATACCGCATCTTTGGTGTTGGCCCGGACAGCTTCGAGGTGAATCCGGCCAACGTTCAGGCGCTGTTGCATCCGGATGACGTCGATCAGTTGCGCAAGGCGATCGCCGAATTCAACAAGGGCACACGCTCCTATGAAACGGAGTTCCGCATCGTGCGGCCCGACGGCGATGTGCGCTGGTGTGTCGGCACGGCCGCCGCCACGGTTGACGATAGCGGTCGGGTCATGCGCGTCAGCGGCGTGACGGTGGACATCACCGAACGCAAGCGCGCCGAGGAACGGCAGACTCTCCTGGCGCGGGAAGTCGATCATCGCGCCAAGAATGCGCTGGCGCTGGCGCAATCGATCGTGCGCCTCACCCGCGCCGACGAGGTGAAAGCCTATGTCAGCGCCGTCGAGGGGCGCATCAATGCACTGGCGCGCGTGCACACGATCCTGTCGCTATCGAGCTGGCAGGGCGCCGAACTCTCGAAGCTGATCGACGAGGAGCTTGCGCCCTATTCCCTCGGCGGCCAGATCAAATTGGCGGGATCCGAAGTTCAGTTGCTGCCGGCAACCGCCCAGACGCTGGCGCTGGCGCTGCATGAGCTTTTCACCAACTCGGCGAAGTATGGCGCGCTCTCGACGCGGACGGGACGGCTCGCGATCGGCTGGCAGGTCGAGGACGAGCTGCTCACGCTGACTTGGGAGGAGTCCGGCGGCCCGCTCGTCATGACGCCGAAATCCCGCGGGTTTGGTACGCGGAGCCTGCTTGCGAGCGTCGAGTCCCAGCTCGGCGGGCAGGCGCGTTTCGATTGGCGCGCCGAGGGTCTGTTGTGCCGGCTCGAGGTGCCGTTGGTCCGCAAGACTGCCGCGACGACCGCGCCCGGCAACTTCGAAGCCGCCAGCTCCGCCGAATTGCAGCGCGCGTCCGGTTAA